CGCTGCAGTTGCACCACCAGCGCCTGCTGGCGCTGGGGCTGGGCGGCGCTTTTGTAGTCCAGCACCCACCAGCCTGCCACGGCGTCATCTGCAGGAGACGCACGGCGCTGTACCAGCCGGTCGATGCGCAGGCTCTGGCCCTGGTAGTGCAGCGGGGCCTCGTTGATGGCTGTCTGCACCTGGGACGGGTCCCAGGCCCAGGCGCCCTCGCCCGCCAGAATGCCCTGTGCCATGCGGGCGGCCAGCTCGGCGGCAGCCGGGGCGATGTCGTGGTCGCTGGCCAGCCGGGCGATGCGCGCCGCAGGCCAGCCGTGGGCGCGCAAGTCGGCCAACGGGGCCCCGGCCACACCGGCCTGCTCCAGCAGCTGGTGCATGGCGTCGCCCTGGCGCGACAGGGGGGTGGAGTCGCCATCGCCGGGCATGGCCACGGGCGTGGCGCCACTGGGGTCGGCGGCGGCCACTGCACCCGGTTTGGTGCGGGCACTTCGCAGGGCCTCGGGCAGGGGTTGCAGCGCGGCGATGGTGAAGGTGTCGGGGGTTGCCCCGGCCCCGGCGGCAGGTGCCGGGGCGATGCCTACGTCCACCTCGGTCACCAACTGAGCCAAGGGTGTCAGCCGGTTCCACCAGCTGCCCGGCGCCGAATTGCTGGGCTGCACGGACGACAGCGCCAGACAGTGCTTGGCGCGTGTCATGGCCACATAGAGCATGTTCAGCTCCTCGCGGCTGCGGGCCTGCTGCTCGGCGACGAGTGCGTCCACCGCGCTGGGCGGCGGATTCGACTCACTGGCCAAAAAGACGAAGGCCGAGGGCACGGTCTGCTCACCAGGCCAGTCCACCAGCACGCCCATGGTCTCGGCTTTTTGCGGGCGGGTGTCGGTGTCCAGCAGCAGCACGCAGTCGGCCTCCAGCCCCTTGGCGCCGTGCACCGTCAGCAGGCGGATGGCCTGCGCGTCGGCACGGCCGGGGGCACGCACGCCGCCCTTCTTCATGGCCCGCACCAAGGCATAGGGCGTGAGGTAACGGCCCCCATCGTGCTGCAGCGCTGCGGCCAGCAGGGCGCGCAGGTTGGCCTGCACCGACAGGCGCTGGGTGGGGGGTGCGGCGGCGGCAAAACGGGCCAGCAAGTCGCCATGCTCGTAGATGGCATGCAGCGCATCGTGCGGAGGCAGGCTGCCTACCCACGCCTGGTATTGAATCAAAACAGGCCCCAGCGCTTGCATATCAAGCGGTAGAAGCTCACTTTTTAATAGCAAATCAAACCAGCTACTGCCCGTATGTTCAGGCTGGCGGCGCAACACGGCCAGGGCCACCAAAGCGTCATCGCCCAGGCCAAACAACGGCGACTTGAGCGCGCGGGCCAAAGGCAGGTCGTGCGTGGGCGAGACCAGCACATCCAGCAATGCCACCATGTCCTGCACCTCGGGCGCGTCGAACAGGTCGGCCTTTTCGGGCTGCACACAGGGCAGGTGCAGGGCTCGCAGGGCGTCTTGCATACTGGCCAGGCGGTCGCGCTTGCGAGCCAGCACCAGCACCTCTTTGGGCGGGGTGCCGCTGGCGATTTGGGCGGCCACCCAGGCGGCGGCCTGGGTGCATTCGCGCATGCGCTGGGTTTCTTCAGCCTCGTGCCGAGGTTCGGTCAGGCTGTCGCGCCAGGCCAGGGCGTCGCGGGCTGCGCCTTGGTTGTCGTCGTCCGCATCGGTGATGGCGGGCAGGCGCAGCAACTGGCCGGGATGCTTGGATTCTGTGGTGTGGTCGCGAAAGCCGCTGGTCTCGTGCTGCGCCTGAGCCTCGCCCATCACGGCGTTGACGGCACCGATCACGCCCTGCGCGTTGCGGCGTGTGTGGTCGCAGCTCAGCAGGTCGCCGCCCAGCCCGTCGCGCACAAACGCCTGCGCGGCGATGAACACCTGCGGCTCGGCGCGGCGAAAGCGGTAGATGCTCTGCTTGGGGTCGCCCACAATGAACACACTGGGCGCGGCCGACCCACCACCCGAGCCAGCGTAGCCCGACAGCCACGCGTGCAGCGCCTGCCACTGCAGCGGGTTGGTGTCCTGAAACTCATCGACCAGCAGGTGGCGGATGCGCGCGTCCAGCCGCTCTTGCACCCAGCCAGAGAGGACCGGGTCGGCCAGCATGACCAGGGCCGTGCGCTCCACATCGTTCATGTCCACCCAGCCGTGCTGCTGCTTGACGGCAACAAACTGCGCAATCAGGCAGCGCGCCAGCCGGGCCATGCGCTGCTGGTGCTGCCAGGCCTCGTGCTGGCGGCGGGCGGTGAGCAGGCGCTGCAGCTCGGGCTCGGCCTCCTGCGCGGCGGGGAACTTCTCGAGGTTCTTGGACAGGCGGTCTTCCTTGGCCACGAACATCGCACGGCGCAATTGGTCCAGGCGCTGGTTCAGGTCGGTGCAGCCCAGCGCGTCGATGATGGCGTCGGCCGCCTTTTGCGGGGTCTTGTTGGACTCGGCGCCCAAAGCGCTGGCACGGCTGCGCCAGCGCTGCAGGGCGGCCTCGGTCTGCAGCGCTTCGGCGGGCTCTGCCAACGCGGCCAGGTCGGGGTAGGCCTGCTGGAACGGCGGCACCGATGCATCCACAACGCCTTCCGCGTCGGCCAGGTCAAACTCCACCCGCTTGGCCAGCGCCGCTGCCAGCGCCTTGTGGGTTTGTGATCGGCCATGGCGGGCCACCACGGCTTCGTAGTCGGCACGCAGGCTGGCGCTCTCCGCCACGGTCTGCAGAAACGGCGGCCACACCTCGCGCACGGCCTCGGCATCGTCTTCCAGCAGCTCAAAGTGCGCGGGCAGACCTTGCTGCTGCAGCAGCGCCAGCGGGGCCGTGCCCAGCAGCGCGGCAAACCAGCTGTGGAAGGTGCGGATCTGCACCGGGCGGCCAGCCCCCAGCAGCTGGCGGTATAAATTTTGTAGCGCCTCGCGCTTGTCCAGTGCGCCCTGGGGGCTGATTCCGCGTGCAACCAGCTCTGCCGGCAGCTCTTCCAGCGGCTTGTGGCTGAACTGCTCCAGCCATTCCTGCAGGCGCTGGCGCATCTCACCCGCGGCCTTTTTGGTGAAAGTGATGGCCAGGATTTCGTGCGGCGCACAGCCGTCCAGCAGCGCCCGCAGCATGCGCGAGACCAGCATCCAGGTCTTGCCCGCACCGGCGCAGGCCTCCACCGCCACGCTGCGCGCGGGGTCGCAGGCGATGGCGTAGAAGGCCTCGCGCGAGACGGGACGGCCGTTGTGTTCGTAGGCGGCCTGGATGGGTGGGTTGGCCTGGGGAGTGCTGTCGGTCATGGCGTTTGTTGCACGGGCGGCGCCTGCTTAGCGTCCGCCCAATAGTCTTTGCGGCACAGGCCGCGCACAGCACAGAACTCGCACACCGAGCCCTCGCCCAAAGCAGGCAGCGGCGCACCAGCGGCGATGCGGGCCATGTCGTGCTGGATGCCTTCGATCAGCACATCGCGCAGGTGCACCACCTCGTCCTGTTCGTGCAGTTGTGTCTCACCGCGCTCGCCCACGTTAACGTAGGCGGCGCGCAGAGTGTCGTGGCTCAACAAGGCGGCGTAGAAGGCCAGTTGCGTGTCCTCGGCCCCGGCCTTGATGCGCTGGCGGGTGACGCTGTCGCTTTCGGTCTTGTAGTCAATCACCAGCGCCGTGGGCTCGCCAGTGGACGAGACGCCGTCGATGCGGTCGAGGGTTCCGATCAGCTCCAGGTCGCCCAGCGGCTGGCGGGCCTTGACCTCGGCCTGGCGGAAGCTGGCGCCCTGCTGTTCGTGCCCCGCCAGCCAGTGCAGGTAGCCATCGCGCAGTTGCGACCAACCTGCGGCAAAGGGCAGAAAGTCGCCGTCTTGCAGGCGCTGCTCGTGGGTGACGGCCTCGGCGGCGGCGTCCATTCGGGCGCGGCGCTCGTCCGCACCGTCGGCGGGCTCGGCCAGCAGGGCTTCATGAAAGCGCTGCAGCACGGCATGCAGCCAGTTACCAAAGTCCCGCTTGTCCACGGCAGCGTCCAGCTCGTCGGCCTCGCGCAGGCCCAGTTGGCGCTGGGCAAAGAAGCGGTAGGGGCAATGGCGCAGGTCGGAATACGCGGTGGACGAGAGCTGCACCACGGGCAAGGCCTGGCCCACGGGCTGCGGGCGCTGCGTGGGCGTGGCGAGCACTTCGCGTGCGGCGCGGTCGTCCGTGCCGGGCGTGGCAGTGCCCTCAAGTTGCAGGGCCAGCACCAAGGCGCTGGCCAGCAGCGGCTCGCCCCCCTCGTCCCCTGTGCGCCACAGCACATCCACCACCGGCGTGCGCAGGGCGTGCGCCCAGGCGGCCCGCTGGGCGGCTTCGAGCGACTGGCGTGTGGGCAAGCCCCAAGCCTCGCGCTGGGCTTGGGACCAGTCGCCAGCGGGCTCAGGCGCGGCTTGCAGGCGCTTTTCATCGCAGCCCGGCAGCACAGCGGCAGCAAACGGGCGGGCCAGCAGTTGCGGCAGGGGCACCACCACCACGGGCGCATCGGCGGCTTGCGCGGCCACGTAGCGCCCGGCTTCGAGCACGTCTTTGGCCCAGCGGGTGAATTCGGCCAGTGTCATGCGGCGGCCCGCGCCGCCATCCCCGGGGCCCCAGCCCTCCAGCTCGGCCTGCTGGCCGTCTTGCAGGCGCAGCGCCGCCAGCACGCGCATGCCCGCAGGGTCAGCCTGCAGGCCCTGCCACTGCCCCGCCTGCTCCAGCACCGCACGCAACGCGGGCAGCCACTGCGCCAGCGGGCGGGCGGTGCGCAGGGTGTCGCGCCAGGCCTCCACCGTGGCCACGGTGCGGGCCAGATGGGGCTGCGCGCTCAGGTCGCGGGCTGCGGCGGCGCTCCAGTGCTGCACCACGCCCTTGCGCAGCCATTGCTCCAGGCGGTTGACCTCGCCCGACATCAGCGCGGGAGTGTGTTTGATCCAGTCCAGCACCGCGTTGGACGAGGCATTCCACGCCGCAGCCTGCAGCGCCGCCATGACCCGCGAAGCGGCGCGCGTGGTGGAAAGAATCCAACCGCTTTCATCGCGCACCAGCACCCCGCTGCTGTCCAGGTGGGCCAGCACACGGCGGATCAAGGCCCGGTCAGTCGCAGCCAGCGCCACGGGCACCCGGCCATCGCGGACATGGGCCAAAACGCAGGCGGCGGCGCGGTGGGCTTCGTCTTCGGCATCGGTGGCTGTGTGCAAAGCGAGTTGGGGCGGCGCAGGGACTGCATCGACCAATGCCGGCAACGCAACGCGCACGCCGCACTCACCCCAATGGGCCATCAGGGCCGGGGTCAGTGCGTCGGACTGAAACCCTTCGAGCACCACCACGGCATCCACCGCCGCGCGCACGCCCGGCTCAAACAGCACATCGGTGGCGTGGCGCGAAGCCAGCACCCATTCCAGCGCCAGGCGCGCCAC
This Acidovorax sp. 106 DNA region includes the following protein-coding sequences:
- a CDS encoding exodeoxyribonuclease V subunit beta translates to MTDSTPQANPPIQAAYEHNGRPVSREAFYAIACDPARSVAVEACAGAGKTWMLVSRMLRALLDGCAPHEILAITFTKKAAGEMRQRLQEWLEQFSHKPLEELPAELVARGISPQGALDKREALQNLYRQLLGAGRPVQIRTFHSWFAALLGTAPLALLQQQGLPAHFELLEDDAEAVREVWPPFLQTVAESASLRADYEAVVARHGRSQTHKALAAALAKRVEFDLADAEGVVDASVPPFQQAYPDLAALAEPAEALQTEAALQRWRSRASALGAESNKTPQKAADAIIDALGCTDLNQRLDQLRRAMFVAKEDRLSKNLEKFPAAQEAEPELQRLLTARRQHEAWQHQQRMARLARCLIAQFVAVKQQHGWVDMNDVERTALVMLADPVLSGWVQERLDARIRHLLVDEFQDTNPLQWQALHAWLSGYAGSGGGSAAPSVFIVGDPKQSIYRFRRAEPQVFIAAQAFVRDGLGGDLLSCDHTRRNAQGVIGAVNAVMGEAQAQHETSGFRDHTTESKHPGQLLRLPAITDADDDNQGAARDALAWRDSLTEPRHEAEETQRMRECTQAAAWVAAQIASGTPPKEVLVLARKRDRLASMQDALRALHLPCVQPEKADLFDAPEVQDMVALLDVLVSPTHDLPLARALKSPLFGLGDDALVALAVLRRQPEHTGSSWFDLLLKSELLPLDMQALGPVLIQYQAWVGSLPPHDALHAIYEHGDLLARFAAAAPPTQRLSVQANLRALLAAALQHDGGRYLTPYALVRAMKKGGVRAPGRADAQAIRLLTVHGAKGLEADCVLLLDTDTRPQKAETMGVLVDWPGEQTVPSAFVFLASESNPPPSAVDALVAEQQARSREELNMLYVAMTRAKHCLALSSVQPSNSAPGSWWNRLTPLAQLVTEVDVGIAPAPAAGAGATPDTFTIAALQPLPEALRSARTKPGAVAAADPSGATPVAMPGDGDSTPLSRQGDAMHQLLEQAGVAGAPLADLRAHGWPAARIARLASDHDIAPAAAELAARMAQGILAGEGAWAWDPSQVQTAINEAPLHYQGQSLRIDRLVQRRASPADDAVAGWWVLDYKSAAQPQRQQALVVQLQRYHEAVQALMPGEVVHAAFLTGDGRMVRVGDGPAGGTGASGGGSEGGKAGPSAAPASGVGHTSAPVASAAAPKSERPRAAPGPADSAQGSLF
- a CDS encoding PD-(D/E)XK nuclease family protein; the protein is MTVIAKSDHGTGLGAALWQRALAQVAVHAQAHGAHLARTVVLVPYAQLMPWAQRHWALQFPQGFAPRFETSRNWARQLQVFEPSADDFAGDVARDTLTARALLDRVGQGAQREMLATPLQEAAAQLAPVVAAVPPAQRVAWGDGARTLLASADEGSSLHYEALVARLALEWVLASRHATDVLFEPGVRAAVDAVVVLEGFQSDALTPALMAHWGECGVRVALPALVDAVPAPPQLALHTATDAEDEAHRAAACVLAHVRDGRVPVALAATDRALIRRVLAHLDSSGVLVRDESGWILSTTRAASRVMAALQAAAWNASSNAVLDWIKHTPALMSGEVNRLEQWLRKGVVQHWSAAAARDLSAQPHLARTVATVEAWRDTLRTARPLAQWLPALRAVLEQAGQWQGLQADPAGMRVLAALRLQDGQQAELEGWGPGDGGAGRRMTLAEFTRWAKDVLEAGRYVAAQAADAPVVVVPLPQLLARPFAAAVLPGCDEKRLQAAPEPAGDWSQAQREAWGLPTRQSLEAAQRAAWAHALRTPVVDVLWRTGDEGGEPLLASALVLALQLEGTATPGTDDRAAREVLATPTQRPQPVGQALPVVQLSSTAYSDLRHCPYRFFAQRQLGLREADELDAAVDKRDFGNWLHAVLQRFHEALLAEPADGADERRARMDAAAEAVTHEQRLQDGDFLPFAAGWSQLRDGYLHWLAGHEQQGASFRQAEVKARQPLGDLELIGTLDRIDGVSSTGEPTALVIDYKTESDSVTRQRIKAGAEDTQLAFYAALLSHDTLRAAYVNVGERGETQLHEQDEVVHLRDVLIEGIQHDMARIAAGAPLPALGEGSVCEFCAVRGLCRKDYWADAKQAPPVQQTP